In Aeromicrobium sp. A1-2, the DNA window TACCCGCCTGGCTGCGGGTGGCCGCGGCGCTGTTCGCGGTCGGATGGGGCGCCAACCAGTTCGCCGCGATGCTCCTGGTCTACCGGCAGGAGGACGGAGCCTCGAGCGAGGCCGTCACAGCACTCTTCGGGGCGTATGCCCTCGGACTGATCCCCGCGTTGCTGATCGTCGCCCCTATCTCGGACCGGATCGGCCGTCGCCGTGTCATGCGCCCCGTGCTCGTGCTGTCGGTCATCGCCACGGTCATCCTGCTCATCGGTGGAGACAACATCGCTGTGCTGTTGCTCGGCCGCTTGGCGGCAGGCATCGCCTCGGGTGCGGCGTTCGCCCCGGGCACGGCGTGGGTCAAGGAACTCTCCGGTGACGGTCCGGCCGGCACCGGGGCACGCCGCGCGACCTGGGCGCTGTCGGCGGGGTTCGGCTCCGGACCCCTGGTTGCCGGCGTGATCGCGCAATGGCTCCCCGGTCCGACGGTCCTGCCGTACGTCCCGCACCTCGTGCTGATGATCGGCGTCATCGCGATCGCGTGGAACGCGCCCGAGCCGTCGGTCCCCCGGAGCAAGGACGAGCCACGTCGACGCTCGGACGCCTGGC includes these proteins:
- a CDS encoding MFS transporter, which codes for MTRIPAWLRVAAALFAVGWGANQFAAMLLVYRQEDGASSEAVTALFGAYALGLIPALLIVAPISDRIGRRRVMRPVLVLSVIATVILLIGGDNIAVLLLGRLAAGIASGAAFAPGTAWVKELSGDGPAGTGARRATWALSAGFGSGPLVAGVIAQWLPGPTVLPYVPHLVLMIGVIAIAWNAPEPSVPRSKDEPRRRSDAWQALRSRRFLLGIALTAPWVFGTASISFATLPNFVDIGFAPIAVTGALTGLTLWTGVAVQPLGRRLHDPRLIILTGLAAATGGLAMGALLATSGIAWLVVLAAILLGAAYGLILVGGLTTVEGLARPDDLGTLNAVFYSLTYVGFAAPLLSTLALKALSPAGLMLVGIGAIALTVPLVLLSQRREPIKV